TGCGCGCGACCGCCATCGACGAAGGAGCAGTGTGATCACCAGCAGGAGCAAGCGGTTCGCGGTGCTCGCGGCGACGGCGGTGACCGCCGCCCTCGTCCTGACGGGGTGCTCGTCCGACAACGACTCGCTGTCGAAGCAGTACGGCAGCGGCACGACCCAGAACTACATCTCCGGTGACGGCGCCGTGACCGAGGTCGCCGCCGACAAGCGCACCGACGCGGTCGACTTCGAGGCGAAGGACATCGACGGCGAGACCCTGTCGTCGAAGGAGCTCACGGGCAAGGTCGTCGTCCTCAACTTCTGGTACGCCGGCTGCCCGCCGTGCCGTGCCGAGGCGAAGTACCTCAACACGGTCCACGACCAGTTCGCCGACGACGACGTCCAGTTCATCGGCGTCAACGTCCGTGACGAGCAGGCCACCGCCGAGGCGTTCGAGCGCACCTTCAAGGTCGACTACCCGACGGTGCTCGACCAGAAGACCGGCGCGATGCAGCTCGCGCTCTCCGGGCAGATCGCCCCGAACGCCGTGCCCGCCACGATCGTGCTCGACAAGCAGGGCCGCGTCGCCGCCCGCGTCCTCGGTGCGGTCGACGGCCCGGGCATCCTGAACACGCTCGTCTCCGACGAGTTGTCGGGCAAGGCTTCCTGACCCGTGTCCAGCAACCCCTTCGCCGACGCGATCCTCAGCGGGCAGATGGCCGTGGCGCTCCCCGTCGCGGCACTCGCCGGGCTCGTGTCGTTCCTGTCCCCGTGCGTGCTGCCCCTCGTGCCGGGCTACCTCGGCTACGTCGGCGGCGTCGCCGAGGGCGGACAGCGCCGCGGTCGCGTGGTGCTCGGGGTGCTGCTGTTCATCCTCGGCTTCACCGCGGTGTTCGTGGCGTACACGACGGTCTTCGGCGCGCTCGGGTTCTGGCTCGTCCGGTGGCGCGACCTCATCACGCAGATCCTCGGCGTCGTCGTCATCGCGATGGGTCTCGTCTTCGTCGGCCGCTTCACCTTCCTGCAGCGCACGATCAAGCCCGGGTGGACGCCCGCGACCGGCCTGGTCGGTGCGCCCCTGCTGGGCATCGTGTTCGGGCTCGGCTGGACGCCCTGCCTCGGCCCGACCCTCGCGGCGATCAACCTGCTCAGCGTCCAGTCCGGCAGCGCCTGGCAGGGCATGTGGCTCGGTGTCGCGTACTGCCTCGGCCTCGGCATCCCGTTCGTCCTCGTCGCGCTCGGCGCCGGCTGGGCCACGGGTGCGATCCGCGCCGTGAAGCGCCACATGCGCATCGTCAACATCATCGGAGGAGCGATCCTGATCGTCATCGGTCTGCTCATGGTCACCGGCATCTGGTCGGCCGTCATGTCGAGCGTCGGGGCGGTGATCCAGACCTTTGTCCCCGCAGTCTGACCCCGACATCGACTCCACCGACACCTCGGCGGACCCGCAGCGACCGTCGGACCACGTCGACGGATCCGGCCCGGAGACGGCAGCAGGCGGGTCGGGTGACTCCGGCGTCAACCAGCCGAAGCTCGGGGCCGTCGGGTACCTCCGCTTCTTCTGGCGGCAGCTCACGAGCATGCGCACGGCGCTGTTCCTCCTCATGCTGCTGGCACTCGCGGCGATCCCGGGGTCCCTGGTCCCGCAGCGCACGGCCGACCCGAACGGCGTCGTCCAGTACAAGGCCGACCACCCGCAGCTCTTCCCGGTCCTCGACAAGCTGCAGGTCTTCGACACCTACACGTCGGTGTGGTTCTCGGCGATCTACCTGCTGCTCTTCGTCTCCCTGATCGGCTGCATCGTCCCGCGCACGAAGCACCACTGGCAGGCGCTGCGCACCCGACCCCCGAAGACCCCGGTCCGCCTGAGCCGTCTGGCCGGCTACCGCTCGGTCGCCGTCGACGGCGAGGGCGTCACGCCGGAGCACGCCGTCACCCGCGCGATGGCGATCCTCAAGCGCTCCGGCTACCGCGTCGAACGCTTCGGCGACTCGGTGAGCGCCGAGCGCGGCTACCTGCGCGAGACCGGCAACCTGGTGTTCCATGCGGCGCTCGTGGGCGTGCTGCTCGCGGTCGGTGTCGGCGGCGGGTTCGGGTACACCGGTCAGCGGCTCCTCGTCGAGGGTCAGACGTTCTCGAACGTGCTCGGCTCGTACGACTCGTTCAACCCCGGTCGCTGGTTCCAGCAGAGCGACCTCAAGGGCTACAACTTCACGCTCGACAAGTTCGTCACCAAGTACGAGGAGCGGAACCTCGACGCCCTCGGCCAGGCGCTCGACTACTCGGCGACGGTCACAACGCAGGAGAAGGGCGGCTCCAAGCAGACGAGCCGACTCGGCGTCAACGACCCGGTGAGCGTCGGCGGCACCAACGTCTACCTCCTCGGCAACGGCTACGCGATGGACGTCACCGTGCGCGACGGCGACGGCAACGTGGCGTTCAAGGACACCGTGCCGTTCCTCCCCGAGGACGCGAACTACACGTCGACCGGCGTCATCAAGGTGCCGGACGCGCTGCCGGACCAGCTCGGCATGGTCGGGTTCTTCTACCCGACGGCGTCGAAGCTCTCGACCGGCGCGTACGCCAGCGCCTACCCGGACGACCAGAACCCGCTGCTGACCCTGCAGGTCTACACGGGTGACCTCGGGCTCGACGACGGCGTCCCGCAGAGCGTCTACACGCTCGACACCAGCGGGCTGCAGCAGATCGCGGGCCGCCAGTCCAAGACCGCCAGCGTCGAGCTGAAGCCCGGGCAGACCAAGACGCTGC
The sequence above is a segment of the Curtobacterium sp. BH-2-1-1 genome. Coding sequences within it:
- a CDS encoding TlpA disulfide reductase family protein — encoded protein: MITSRSKRFAVLAATAVTAALVLTGCSSDNDSLSKQYGSGTTQNYISGDGAVTEVAADKRTDAVDFEAKDIDGETLSSKELTGKVVVLNFWYAGCPPCRAEAKYLNTVHDQFADDDVQFIGVNVRDEQATAEAFERTFKVDYPTVLDQKTGAMQLALSGQIAPNAVPATIVLDKQGRVAARVLGAVDGPGILNTLVSDELSGKAS
- a CDS encoding cytochrome c biogenesis CcdA family protein translates to MAVALPVAALAGLVSFLSPCVLPLVPGYLGYVGGVAEGGQRRGRVVLGVLLFILGFTAVFVAYTTVFGALGFWLVRWRDLITQILGVVVIAMGLVFVGRFTFLQRTIKPGWTPATGLVGAPLLGIVFGLGWTPCLGPTLAAINLLSVQSGSAWQGMWLGVAYCLGLGIPFVLVALGAGWATGAIRAVKRHMRIVNIIGGAILIVIGLLMVTGIWSAVMSSVGAVIQTFVPAV
- a CDS encoding cytochrome c biogenesis protein ResB: MSPQSDPDIDSTDTSADPQRPSDHVDGSGPETAAGGSGDSGVNQPKLGAVGYLRFFWRQLTSMRTALFLLMLLALAAIPGSLVPQRTADPNGVVQYKADHPQLFPVLDKLQVFDTYTSVWFSAIYLLLFVSLIGCIVPRTKHHWQALRTRPPKTPVRLSRLAGYRSVAVDGEGVTPEHAVTRAMAILKRSGYRVERFGDSVSAERGYLRETGNLVFHAALVGVLLAVGVGGGFGYTGQRLLVEGQTFSNVLGSYDSFNPGRWFQQSDLKGYNFTLDKFVTKYEERNLDALGQALDYSATVTTQEKGGSKQTSRLGVNDPVSVGGTNVYLLGNGYAMDVTVRDGDGNVAFKDTVPFLPEDANYTSTGVIKVPDALPDQLGMVGFFYPTASKLSTGAYASAYPDDQNPLLTLQVYTGDLGLDDGVPQSVYTLDTSGLQQIAGRQSKTASVELKPGQTKTLPDGAGSITFDGVKRYVSLDVHHDPSQLWVGGFAVLSVLGLLTSLFVPRRRVWVKVVPRRDGSADAEPGYDLEYAGLARGEDPNLERAVADIAKRHTSDLGVRMPQ